The following are encoded together in the Mumia sp. Pv4-285 genome:
- the nirB gene encoding nitrite reductase large subunit NirB, whose translation MDMDTSSGTDGSPARKRLVVIGAGMVAHRLVEAMVERGATADWTIDVFGEESRPPYDRVALTSFFSDRDPDDLVLGDGSLWAVDGVRLHRGVQATAIDRDTRTVTARGRTYAYDALVLATGSYAMVPPIDGKDTPGCFVYRTVDDVAELRAYVNELSDRLDRPVRGAVVGGGLLGLEAAGALQALGAQSTVIEFAPWLMPMQVDEAGGRTLRRIIEQLGVEVRTATATAKVRANRRGTVGSMEFADGGGHIDVDVVVFATGVRPRDELAREVGLGIGERGGVVCDDACLTDDPSIYAIGEVAHIAGRTWGLVGPGYTMAEVVTDRLLGGDATFTSGDLSTKLKLLGVDVASFGDAFAGTEGSLEVVYADPVGGVYKKLVMSDDAKTLLGGILVGDAEAYASLRPMVGSELGSDPTAWLVPDGVTPIGGVSLPDEASVCSCNNVSAGAIRCAVRGESGEPCHDLGAVKGCTKAGTSCGSCLPLVKKLLDEELTAAGIETSNALCEHFAMSRAQLFDVVRVTGIRTFSELVASHGTGRGCDICRPVVASVLASLETGHVLEGEAAALQDTNDHVMANMQKDGTYSVVPRIPGGEVTPEGLIAIGQVAADFGLYTKITGGQRIDLFGARIDQLPLIWKRLIDAGFESGHAYGKSLRTVKSCVGSTWCRYGVQDSVGLAIALELRYRGLRSPHKIKLGVSGCARECAEARGKDVGVIATDKGWNVYVGGNGGFTPRHAQLFAEDLTTEELVAVIDRFLLYYVRTADRLQRTAAWLESIEGGIDHVRSVVIDDSLGIVADLDAAMAVHVDKYEDEWAATLADPDKLKKFTSFVNSPDTPDPDLVYVDERGQRRPATPQERATLIAGTTLEVRS comes from the coding sequence ATGGACATGGACACTAGCTCCGGCACCGACGGCAGCCCCGCCCGCAAGCGCCTCGTCGTGATCGGTGCCGGCATGGTCGCGCACCGGCTCGTCGAGGCGATGGTCGAACGCGGCGCGACCGCGGACTGGACCATCGACGTCTTCGGCGAGGAGTCCCGTCCCCCGTACGACCGGGTCGCCCTCACCTCCTTCTTCTCCGACCGCGATCCCGACGACCTCGTCCTCGGAGACGGCTCCCTCTGGGCCGTCGACGGGGTCCGGCTGCACCGCGGTGTCCAGGCGACCGCGATCGACCGCGACACCCGCACCGTCACGGCGCGCGGCCGGACCTACGCGTACGACGCCCTCGTGCTGGCCACGGGGTCGTACGCGATGGTGCCGCCGATCGACGGCAAGGACACCCCCGGTTGCTTCGTCTACCGCACCGTCGACGACGTCGCCGAGCTGCGGGCGTACGTCAACGAGCTGTCGGACCGCCTCGATCGACCCGTCCGCGGCGCCGTCGTCGGCGGCGGCCTGCTGGGGCTCGAGGCAGCCGGTGCACTCCAGGCGCTCGGGGCACAGTCGACGGTGATCGAGTTCGCGCCGTGGCTGATGCCGATGCAGGTCGACGAGGCCGGTGGTCGCACGCTGCGCCGGATCATCGAGCAGCTCGGTGTCGAGGTCCGGACGGCGACCGCGACCGCCAAGGTCCGCGCCAACCGCCGCGGGACCGTCGGCTCGATGGAGTTCGCCGACGGTGGCGGCCACATCGATGTCGACGTCGTGGTCTTCGCGACCGGCGTCCGCCCGCGCGACGAGCTCGCCCGTGAGGTCGGCCTCGGCATCGGCGAGCGGGGCGGCGTGGTGTGCGACGACGCGTGCCTGACCGACGACCCGTCGATCTACGCGATCGGCGAGGTCGCGCACATCGCCGGACGCACGTGGGGGCTGGTCGGTCCGGGCTACACGATGGCGGAGGTCGTCACCGACCGGCTGCTCGGCGGCGACGCGACGTTCACCAGCGGTGACCTCTCGACCAAGCTCAAGCTGCTCGGCGTCGACGTCGCGAGCTTCGGCGACGCGTTCGCCGGCACCGAGGGGAGCCTCGAGGTCGTGTACGCCGACCCGGTCGGCGGCGTCTACAAGAAGCTCGTGATGTCCGACGACGCCAAGACGCTCCTCGGCGGCATCCTCGTCGGCGACGCCGAGGCGTACGCGTCCCTGCGCCCGATGGTCGGCAGCGAGCTCGGCTCCGACCCGACCGCGTGGCTCGTGCCGGACGGCGTGACTCCGATCGGGGGAGTGTCCCTGCCCGACGAGGCGTCGGTGTGCTCCTGCAACAACGTCAGCGCCGGCGCGATCCGCTGCGCCGTACGCGGTGAGAGCGGCGAGCCGTGCCACGACCTGGGCGCCGTCAAGGGCTGCACGAAGGCCGGCACGAGCTGCGGGTCGTGCCTGCCGCTGGTCAAGAAGCTGCTCGACGAGGAGCTGACGGCGGCGGGTATCGAGACCTCCAACGCGTTGTGCGAGCACTTCGCGATGAGCCGCGCGCAGCTGTTCGACGTCGTCCGGGTCACAGGCATCCGTACGTTCTCCGAGCTCGTCGCGTCCCACGGCACCGGGCGCGGCTGCGACATCTGCCGACCCGTGGTGGCGTCGGTCCTGGCCTCGCTGGAGACGGGGCACGTGCTCGAGGGCGAGGCCGCGGCGCTGCAGGACACCAACGACCACGTCATGGCCAACATGCAGAAGGACGGCACCTACTCGGTCGTCCCGCGGATCCCCGGCGGAGAGGTCACGCCGGAGGGGCTGATCGCGATCGGGCAGGTCGCGGCCGACTTCGGGCTCTACACCAAGATCACCGGCGGTCAACGGATCGACCTCTTCGGCGCGCGGATCGACCAGCTGCCGCTGATCTGGAAGCGGTTGATCGACGCGGGCTTCGAGTCCGGGCACGCGTACGGCAAGTCGCTGCGGACGGTGAAGTCGTGCGTGGGATCGACCTGGTGCCGCTACGGCGTGCAGGACTCGGTGGGCCTCGCGATCGCTCTGGAGCTGCGCTACCGAGGACTGCGCTCACCGCACAAGATCAAGCTGGGCGTCTCCGGCTGCGCCCGCGAGTGCGCTGAGGCCCGGGGCAAGGACGTCGGGGTGATCGCCACGGACAAGGGCTGGAACGTCTACGTCGGCGGCAACGGCGGCTTCACCCCACGTCATGCGCAGCTCTTCGCGGAGGACCTCACGACCGAGGAGCTGGTCGCCGTGATCGACCGGTTCCTGCTCTACTACGTCCGGACCGCCGACCGCCTCCAGCGGACCGCAGCCTGGCTCGAGTCGATCGAGGGCGGGATCGATCACGTACGATCTGTGGTGATCGACGACAGTCTCGGCATCGTGGCCGACCTCGATGCAGCGATGGCGGTGCACGTCGACAAGTACGAGGACGAGTGGGCAGCGACGCTCGCAGACCCTGACAAGCTGAAGAAGTTCACGAGCTTCGTCAACAGTCCTGACACCCCCGACCCGGATCTGGTCTACGTCGACGAGCGCGGTCAGCGCCGACCGGCCACCCCGCAGGAGCGGGCGACGTTGATCGCCGGGACGACGCTGGAGGTCCGATCGTGA
- a CDS encoding FAD-dependent oxidoreductase: MTLHPEKTRVVVVGAGMVGIRFAEELVRADHDGRFEVLVLGEEAYEPYNRILLTELVAGRADLASLALARPDGVTVRLAARVEAIDREARTVLVDGEAIPYDHLVLATGAQARVIRVPGLDGAPGEPLPGGVFVLRSVDDARGITAAALNARRAVVVGGGPLGVEAACGMRLRGVTVDVVSFAGHLLDRDLDPEPGRLLAESVGDLGITFHGNAALAGVTHHGGRADAVVLDDGRTLPADLVVLAAGAVPETTLAARAGLEVAHGIVVGDDLATTVDPAVFAIGDCAQTPSGVSGLVAPGWEQARALARLLVHGELGDPVPVVLDGAAMRLKAAGVSLVAMGRKASTAAGGRVLTMSDPYARRYVEVVLDGDELVGMTCLGAAELASSLSVQFGRPGIVPLDPLQLLAPNAGQADAAAGSPTTMPGSTTVCRCNGVTKRDLVKAWEGGACSVEALATTTRATTGCGGCSSLVRGICDWLQTSDPEVPTDGTSEVVGSGAAASHADALDREPVVKGA; encoded by the coding sequence ATGACTCTTCACCCTGAGAAGACCCGTGTCGTGGTCGTCGGAGCCGGCATGGTCGGCATCCGGTTCGCCGAGGAGCTGGTCCGCGCCGACCACGACGGCCGGTTCGAGGTGCTGGTGCTGGGGGAGGAGGCGTACGAGCCGTACAACCGCATCCTCCTCACCGAGCTGGTCGCCGGCCGGGCCGATCTCGCGAGCCTCGCGCTGGCGCGTCCGGACGGCGTCACGGTGCGCCTCGCGGCGCGGGTGGAGGCGATCGACCGCGAGGCCCGTACGGTCCTGGTGGACGGCGAGGCGATCCCGTACGACCACCTCGTCCTGGCGACCGGCGCACAGGCCCGGGTCATCCGGGTCCCTGGCCTCGACGGCGCACCTGGGGAGCCGTTGCCCGGGGGAGTGTTCGTGCTCCGCTCGGTCGACGACGCCCGCGGGATCACGGCCGCTGCGCTCAACGCGCGTCGTGCCGTCGTCGTCGGCGGTGGGCCGCTCGGTGTCGAGGCAGCGTGCGGGATGCGCCTTCGCGGGGTCACGGTCGACGTGGTCTCGTTCGCGGGGCACCTGCTCGACCGCGACCTCGATCCTGAGCCCGGCCGCCTGCTGGCCGAGTCGGTCGGCGACCTCGGCATCACCTTCCACGGCAACGCCGCGCTCGCCGGTGTCACCCACCACGGCGGGCGGGCCGACGCCGTGGTCCTCGACGACGGTCGTACGCTCCCCGCCGACCTGGTGGTCCTCGCCGCCGGGGCCGTGCCCGAGACGACGCTCGCGGCGCGGGCCGGGCTGGAGGTGGCCCACGGGATCGTCGTCGGCGACGACCTCGCGACGACCGTGGATCCTGCGGTCTTCGCGATCGGTGACTGCGCGCAGACGCCGTCCGGGGTCTCGGGCCTGGTGGCGCCCGGGTGGGAGCAGGCCCGGGCGCTCGCGCGGCTGCTCGTCCACGGCGAGCTCGGCGACCCCGTCCCGGTGGTGCTGGACGGTGCGGCGATGCGCCTCAAGGCGGCGGGCGTCAGCCTCGTCGCGATGGGCCGCAAGGCTTCCACCGCGGCCGGAGGGCGGGTGCTGACGATGAGCGACCCGTACGCCCGCCGCTACGTCGAGGTGGTCCTCGACGGCGACGAGCTGGTCGGCATGACGTGTCTCGGCGCCGCCGAGCTGGCGTCGTCGCTCAGCGTCCAGTTCGGCCGGCCGGGCATCGTGCCGCTGGACCCGCTCCAGCTCCTCGCCCCGAATGCCGGCCAGGCCGACGCGGCTGCGGGATCTCCGACGACGATGCCCGGCAGCACGACCGTCTGCCGCTGCAACGGGGTCACGAAGCGTGACCTCGTCAAGGCGTGGGAGGGCGGTGCCTGCTCGGTCGAGGCTCTTGCGACGACGACTCGCGCCACCACGGGCTGCGGCGGCTGCTCGTCCCTCGTCCGAGGGATCTGCGACTGGCTGCAGACCTCGGACCCCGAGGTGCCGACCGACGGGACCAGCGAGGTCGTCGGCAGCGGAGCCGCCGCCTCACATGCCGATGCGCTCGACCGTGAGCCCGTTGTGAAGGGTGCGTAA
- a CDS encoding molybdopterin oxidoreductase family protein → MTDTHCPYCALQCAMRLAPEAGGDLAASPREFPTNRGGMCQKGWTSADLLRTADRVTTPLRRTADGSFAEVSWDDALDEIAARVGTLQEAHGRDTVAVFGGGGLTNEKAYVLGKFARTVLRTRFIDYNGRFCMSSAAAAGNRAFGIDRGLPFPLADLGGADVVLLLGSNLADTMPPAVQHLGGVRERGGLVVVDPRRSATARLCDDGAGEHLPLAPGTDLALLLGLTHVVLAEGLADTAFLEDRTNGLDDVRRSVASWWPERVASVTGIDEGRLRRVARQLAAASPSRGGAGAYVLTGRGAEQHVDGTDTVTAAINLALCLGLPGRVGSGYGCITGQGNGQGGREHGQKSDQLPGYRMIDDPAARAHVAAVWGVEPDSLPGKGVPAVELLMRLGTEDGPKALFVHGSNLVVSAPDAGAVTERLESLDLLVVCDFVPSETALLADFILPTTQWAEEEGTMTSLEGRVLRRRAALRPPIGARSELDILAGLGERLGSQVALPTDPRAVFDELRRASAGGRADYAGISYDRLDAGEALFWPCPTEDHAGTPRMFADGFAHPDGRARMVAVTPAVASDPLTRETPLYLVTGRVLQHYQSGAQTRRVRRLNDAAPVAYVELHPLLAARIGVEGVEEVRVTSSRGSMVAQARISADIRPDTVFAPFHFAGLARVNSVTNAATDPISGMPEFKVCAVTVEAAGPTGPSVHPELEEVAR, encoded by the coding sequence GTGACCGACACGCACTGCCCGTACTGCGCCCTGCAGTGCGCGATGCGACTGGCTCCCGAGGCAGGCGGCGACCTTGCCGCCTCGCCTCGGGAGTTCCCGACGAACCGGGGCGGCATGTGCCAGAAGGGCTGGACCAGCGCCGACCTCCTACGGACCGCCGACCGGGTGACGACCCCGCTGCGGCGGACTGCGGACGGCAGCTTCGCCGAGGTGTCGTGGGACGACGCGCTCGACGAGATCGCCGCTCGGGTGGGCACGCTCCAGGAGGCGCACGGCCGGGACACGGTCGCCGTCTTCGGCGGCGGCGGCCTCACCAACGAGAAGGCCTACGTCCTCGGCAAGTTCGCCCGTACGGTCCTCCGCACCCGGTTCATCGACTACAACGGCCGCTTCTGCATGTCGTCGGCAGCAGCGGCGGGCAACCGGGCCTTCGGGATCGATCGTGGCCTGCCGTTCCCGCTCGCCGATCTCGGCGGCGCCGACGTCGTCCTCCTGCTCGGGAGCAACCTCGCCGACACGATGCCACCCGCGGTGCAGCACCTCGGCGGCGTACGGGAGCGAGGCGGGCTCGTCGTCGTCGACCCACGGCGCAGCGCCACGGCACGACTGTGCGACGACGGTGCCGGTGAGCACCTCCCGCTCGCGCCGGGCACCGACCTCGCGCTGCTGCTCGGGCTCACCCACGTCGTCCTCGCCGAGGGGCTGGCCGACACGGCGTTCCTCGAGGACCGGACCAACGGGCTCGACGACGTACGCCGCAGCGTCGCCTCGTGGTGGCCCGAGCGCGTCGCGTCGGTCACCGGCATCGACGAGGGCCGGCTCCGGCGTGTCGCGCGCCAGCTCGCAGCAGCGTCCCCGAGCCGCGGCGGCGCGGGCGCGTACGTCCTCACCGGACGCGGCGCCGAGCAGCACGTCGACGGCACCGACACGGTCACCGCCGCCATCAACCTCGCGCTCTGCCTCGGCCTTCCCGGTCGGGTGGGCAGCGGGTACGGCTGCATCACCGGCCAGGGAAACGGTCAGGGCGGTCGCGAGCACGGGCAGAAGTCGGACCAGCTGCCCGGCTACCGCATGATCGACGACCCCGCCGCCCGCGCGCACGTCGCCGCGGTGTGGGGAGTCGAGCCGGACTCGCTGCCGGGCAAGGGCGTTCCTGCCGTGGAGCTGCTGATGCGGCTCGGGACGGAGGACGGCCCGAAGGCGCTCTTCGTCCACGGCTCGAACCTCGTGGTGAGCGCCCCGGACGCGGGTGCGGTGACCGAGCGGCTCGAGTCGCTCGACCTCCTGGTCGTCTGCGACTTCGTGCCGTCGGAGACCGCGCTGCTCGCCGACTTCATCCTCCCCACGACGCAGTGGGCCGAGGAGGAGGGCACGATGACCAGCCTCGAGGGCCGGGTGCTTCGACGTCGCGCGGCCCTGCGTCCGCCCATCGGGGCACGCAGCGAGCTCGACATCCTCGCCGGGCTCGGTGAGCGCCTCGGGTCGCAGGTCGCGCTCCCGACCGATCCGCGCGCGGTCTTCGACGAGCTGCGCCGCGCCTCGGCCGGCGGGCGAGCCGACTACGCCGGGATCTCCTACGACCGGCTGGACGCGGGCGAGGCCCTGTTCTGGCCCTGCCCCACCGAGGACCACGCCGGCACACCCCGGATGTTCGCCGACGGGTTCGCGCACCCCGACGGTCGCGCCCGCATGGTCGCCGTCACCCCGGCCGTGGCCTCGGACCCCCTCACCCGGGAGACCCCTCTCTACCTGGTCACCGGCCGGGTCCTCCAGCACTACCAGTCCGGTGCTCAGACCCGGCGCGTCCGTCGGCTGAACGACGCGGCACCCGTGGCGTACGTGGAGCTCCACCCGCTCCTCGCCGCGCGCATCGGTGTCGAGGGCGTCGAGGAGGTCCGCGTCACGTCGAGCCGCGGGTCGATGGTCGCGCAGGCGCGGATCAGCGCGGACATCCGACCGGACACGGTGTTCGCACCGTTCCACTTCGCCGGGCTCGCCCGGGTCAACAGCGTCACCAACGCCGCGACGGACCCGATCTCGGGGATGCCCGAGTTCAAGGTCTGCGCGGTGACCGTGGAGGCAGCAGGACCGACAGGGCCGTCGGTGCACCCCGAGCTCGAGGAGGTCGCACGATGA
- a CDS encoding MFS transporter — protein sequence MALSTAGEQPGTTTTTAAQRRRTGRWIDQWDPEDSEFWEREGRSVARRNLIVSIVVEHLGFTVWMLWSIVAVNLNNAGFSLTDSQLLWLVAVPSLVGATLRLPYTFAVGLFGGRNWTIVSALLLLIPCFGLMWAVQNPDTPFWLLLTVAATAGLGGGNFASSMTNISYFYPDREKGWALGLNAAGGNIGVAVVQAPFVVTAVITAGGSLVLWRAGFMWVPPILLAAFLAWKLMDNLGTAQADFSTSAAAAKRPHTWVMSFLYIGTFGSFMGYAAAFPMLIKMEFAGVNPASYAFLGALIGSLARPFGGRWADKVGGARVTAACFVVMGLGVGLAVLALRAEWFGGFLASFLLLFVATGISNGSTYRMIPSIFRQTAGEGADALLRSKREAAAAIGIISAVGAFGGFFVPRIYATAAERAGTIEPAMLVYIGVYAAMLAVTWFFYLRPSAPMAKARV from the coding sequence ATGGCGCTCTCGACTGCCGGCGAACAGCCGGGCACCACGACAACAACCGCCGCGCAGCGTCGCCGGACCGGACGATGGATCGACCAGTGGGACCCGGAGGACTCCGAGTTCTGGGAGCGTGAAGGTCGCTCGGTCGCCCGCCGCAACCTGATCGTCTCCATCGTCGTCGAGCACCTCGGTTTCACCGTCTGGATGCTGTGGAGCATCGTCGCCGTCAACCTCAACAACGCCGGGTTCTCGCTCACCGACTCCCAGCTGCTGTGGCTGGTGGCCGTGCCGAGCCTCGTGGGCGCGACGCTGCGTCTTCCGTACACGTTCGCCGTCGGGCTCTTCGGCGGCCGCAACTGGACGATCGTCTCGGCGCTGCTCCTGCTGATCCCGTGCTTCGGCCTGATGTGGGCCGTCCAGAACCCCGACACCCCGTTCTGGCTCCTGCTGACCGTGGCGGCGACCGCAGGCCTCGGCGGCGGCAACTTCGCGTCGTCGATGACGAACATCTCGTACTTCTACCCCGATCGCGAGAAGGGCTGGGCGCTCGGGCTCAACGCCGCCGGCGGCAACATCGGCGTTGCCGTCGTCCAGGCGCCGTTCGTCGTGACCGCGGTGATCACTGCGGGTGGTTCGCTCGTGCTCTGGCGCGCCGGCTTCATGTGGGTCCCGCCGATCCTGCTGGCGGCGTTCCTCGCCTGGAAGCTGATGGACAACCTGGGAACCGCCCAGGCCGACTTCTCCACCTCGGCCGCTGCCGCGAAGCGCCCGCACACGTGGGTGATGTCGTTCCTCTACATCGGCACCTTCGGCTCCTTCATGGGGTACGCCGCGGCGTTCCCGATGCTCATCAAGATGGAGTTCGCCGGCGTGAACCCGGCGTCGTACGCCTTCCTCGGGGCCCTCATCGGATCGCTGGCCCGGCCGTTCGGCGGCAGGTGGGCCGACAAGGTCGGCGGCGCGAGGGTCACGGCTGCGTGCTTCGTCGTGATGGGACTGGGAGTCGGCCTGGCGGTCCTCGCACTCCGTGCCGAGTGGTTCGGCGGGTTCCTCGCCTCGTTCCTGCTCCTCTTCGTCGCGACCGGCATCAGCAACGGCTCGACGTACCGGATGATCCCGTCGATCTTCCGCCAGACCGCCGGCGAGGGTGCGGACGCGCTCCTCCGCTCCAAGCGTGAGGCGGCCGCGGCGATCGGCATCATCTCGGCGGTCGGCGCGTTCGGTGGCTTCTTCGTCCCGCGGATCTACGCCACCGCGGCGGAGCGGGCAGGGACGATCGAGCCCGCGATGCTCGTCTACATCGGCGTCTACGCCGCGATGCTGGCGGTCACCTGGTTCTTCTACCTGCGGCCGAGCGCCCCGATGGCAAAGGCGCGGGTGTGA
- a CDS encoding Hsp20/alpha crystallin family protein: protein MLMRTDPFREIDRLTQQVFGTAARPAAMPMDAWREGDAFVVELDLPGIEPGSIDIDVERNVLTVRADRPAREGVEELIAAERPRGVFSRQLILGDTLDTEAVQARYADGVLRVTIPIAERAKPRKVAVEHGEESNRAISA, encoded by the coding sequence ATGCTCATGCGCACCGATCCGTTCCGTGAGATCGACCGTCTGACCCAGCAGGTCTTCGGGACCGCCGCCCGTCCGGCCGCCATGCCGATGGACGCCTGGCGGGAGGGTGACGCATTCGTCGTCGAGCTCGACCTGCCCGGCATCGAACCCGGTTCGATCGACATCGACGTCGAGCGCAACGTCCTCACGGTCCGTGCCGACCGGCCGGCACGCGAAGGCGTCGAGGAGCTCATCGCGGCTGAGCGCCCGCGGGGTGTGTTCAGCAGGCAGCTGATCCTCGGCGACACCCTCGACACCGAGGCCGTCCAGGCGCGCTATGCCGACGGCGTCCTCCGGGTGACGATCCCCATCGCCGAGAGGGCCAAGCCGCGCAAGGTCGCGGTCGAGCACGGCGAGGAGAGCAACCGCGCGATCAGCGCGTAG
- a CDS encoding MerR family transcriptional regulator, with product MLAHDLYWLLQFLYSAFATKMQEVASRMVTRGSGHAVYAISVAAELAGTAVQNLRVYEREGLLAPQRTTGGTRRYSDDDVVRLRRIVALLGSGLNIAGVTLVLSLEDENARLRADIAAADGRRG from the coding sequence ATGCTGGCGCATGATCTCTATTGGCTGTTACAGTTTTTATATAGCGCTTTTGCTACAAAGATGCAAGAGGTGGCGAGCAGGATGGTGACTCGAGGATCCGGGCACGCGGTCTACGCGATCTCGGTGGCCGCGGAGCTCGCAGGGACGGCCGTCCAGAACCTCCGCGTCTATGAGCGCGAAGGCCTGCTGGCGCCGCAGCGCACCACCGGAGGCACGCGCCGCTACAGCGACGACGACGTCGTACGCCTCCGCCGGATCGTCGCCCTCCTCGGCTCCGGGCTCAACATCGCCGGCGTCACGCTGGTCCTCTCCCTGGAGGACGAGAACGCCCGCCTGCGCGCTGACATCGCAGCGGCAGACGGGCGTCGCGGGTGA
- a CDS encoding ribonuclease J, producing the protein MSHPHPELGAPPELPADGLRVIALGGLGEIGRNMTVFEHAGKLLIVDCGVLFPEDHQPGVDLILPDFAPIRDRLDDIVAIVLTHGHEDHIGGVPYLLRERGNIPLVGSKLTLALVDSKLREHRLKDVPKYVVAEDDTLALAPFDLEFVAVNHSIPDALAVAIRTEAGLVIHTGDFKMDQLPLDGRITDLRAFARLGEEGVDLFLTDSTNADVPGFTTTEREISPVLDRVFAQSQQRIITACFASHMHRVQQIIDAAVKHGRKVAYIGRSMVRNMQIARELGYLHVPDGVIVDGRKISEYRPEELVLVSTGSQGEPMAALSRIAANSHDSVRIEPGDTVVLASSLIPGNENAVYRVIDGLTRLGANVVHKGNALVHVSGHASAGELLYCYNIVKPSNVMPVHGETRHLHANAKLAQATGVEADRVVIAEDGFVVDLVDGRARITGKVDCGYVYVDGSSVGDITESELKDRRILGEEGFISVIVVIDSQTGKMVSGPEIQARGFAEDDSVFTAIVPQIEQALASAVADGTYDTHQLQQVIRRTVGRWVSGAHRRRPMIVPVVLEA; encoded by the coding sequence ATGAGTCATCCGCACCCCGAGCTCGGCGCACCGCCGGAGCTCCCCGCCGACGGCCTGCGCGTGATCGCCCTCGGAGGACTCGGCGAGATCGGTCGCAACATGACCGTCTTCGAGCACGCAGGCAAGCTCCTCATCGTGGACTGCGGTGTCCTCTTCCCGGAGGACCACCAGCCCGGTGTCGACCTGATCCTCCCCGACTTCGCGCCGATCCGGGACCGTCTCGACGACATCGTCGCGATCGTGCTGACCCACGGCCACGAGGACCACATCGGCGGCGTCCCGTACCTCTTGCGCGAGCGCGGCAACATCCCGCTCGTCGGCTCCAAGCTGACCCTTGCGCTGGTCGACTCCAAGCTGCGCGAGCACCGGCTGAAGGACGTCCCGAAGTACGTCGTCGCCGAGGACGACACGCTCGCGCTCGCGCCGTTCGACCTGGAGTTCGTGGCGGTCAACCACTCGATCCCCGACGCGCTCGCGGTGGCGATCCGCACCGAGGCCGGCCTGGTGATCCACACCGGCGACTTCAAGATGGACCAGCTCCCGCTCGACGGCCGCATCACGGATCTGCGAGCGTTCGCGCGCCTCGGTGAGGAGGGTGTGGACCTCTTCCTCACCGACTCCACCAACGCCGACGTCCCCGGTTTCACGACCACCGAGCGCGAGATCTCGCCGGTGCTGGACCGGGTCTTCGCGCAGAGCCAGCAGCGGATCATCACGGCCTGCTTCGCCTCGCACATGCACCGCGTCCAGCAGATCATCGATGCGGCGGTGAAGCACGGTCGCAAGGTCGCCTACATCGGGCGCTCGATGGTCCGCAACATGCAGATCGCGCGTGAGCTCGGCTACCTGCACGTGCCGGACGGCGTGATCGTCGACGGACGCAAGATCTCCGAGTACCGGCCCGAGGAGCTCGTGCTCGTGTCGACCGGGTCCCAGGGTGAGCCGATGGCGGCGCTGTCGCGGATCGCCGCGAACTCCCACGACTCCGTCCGCATCGAGCCCGGTGACACCGTCGTGCTCGCGAGCTCGCTGATCCCGGGCAACGAGAACGCCGTCTACCGCGTGATCGACGGACTGACCCGGCTCGGCGCCAACGTCGTCCACAAGGGCAACGCGCTCGTGCACGTCTCCGGCCACGCGTCGGCCGGCGAGCTGCTCTACTGCTACAACATCGTGAAGCCGAGCAACGTCATGCCGGTGCACGGCGAGACCCGCCACCTGCACGCCAACGCCAAGCTCGCGCAGGCCACCGGCGTCGAGGCCGACCGCGTCGTCATCGCCGAGGACGGCTTCGTCGTGGACCTCGTCGACGGGCGGGCGCGCATCACCGGCAAGGTCGACTGCGGCTACGTGTACGTCGACGGCTCGTCGGTCGGGGACATCACCGAGTCGGAGCTCAAGGACCGCCGCATCCTCGGCGAGGAGGGCTTCATCTCGGTCATCGTCGTCATCGACTCCCAGACCGGCAAGATGGTCAGCGGCCCCGAGATCCAGGCACGGGGCTTCGCCGAGGACGACTCGGTGTTCACGGCGATCGTGCCCCAGATCGAGCAGGCGCTGGCCAGCGCCGTCGCCGACGGGACCTACGACACGCACCAGCTCCAGCAGGTCATCCGCCGCACGGTCGGTCGCTGGGTCTCCGGCGCCCATCGCCGTCGCCCGATGATCGTGCCGGTGGTCCTGGAGGCCTGA